TGATTCGTTTAAGGGAAATAGGGATATAGACCGAATGAACACGATTTTAAATAATGGGTGGGACGTTCCTAAAGGTTTATtcattaattaatttattataAGAAAAGgttatttaaataattttgtattttttactACAAAAAATTAATGTAATTAATAAATAGTTTATTAATAAAATTGTAATTAATTTTGTTGGGAAAttatataatttatttaattttttttttataaattaagAATTTAAATACAACATTTTGGGGCTTATAAATATCGCTTTGAAAGCAGATATTTTCCCTTGATTTTTGCATTATTTTTAACAGAATTTCGTTGGGGTTTCGATGCTCCTGTCAAAAGAGTTGTCAGAGACATCAGCTACAGTGtcaaacatatgtatatgtacaccCTCAACCTCTTGGCCTGGCAGCCAgcctttttgctgttgcttttcGATGGGCTTTTTTTTCGAGCCAGCCCTATTCCTGTTTCCATAAGTGAAAGGCTCTCTTTTTGGAGGGTTAAAATATGCTTTTTTTATGCCATTGCTGTACCGCACATTGAATTTTACAATATTTACAATATGTCtttaaaaaaagaaagaaaaaaaaatggtCTATTgctggtgttttttttttttaaaggaATTCTTTGTGGAACTCTCTTGATTGCAGATTTattgtgtgtgggggggggggggggggtgggacCTTGCCTCGCcatgccctgccctgccctgccctgcccttaGAACCCATGGACCTTCAGTTGATCGGCCTTGGCCAGTCCGACCTTTGTCAGCCACTGGCAGATGTTCTCCCGCTGATCGccctgcagctgcagcacctCCCCGTACTCCTGGTGCTCGACGACGGTGCCATTGCAGGCGAACTCCTTCTTGCAGGCGCGCACAATCTTCTTCAGGTCGTACTCCTGCGACAGGCCCTGGACAGTGGTCAAGGTCTTGCGGCCATTGCGCTGCTGTATGCGGATGTGGATCAGTCCGTCCTGGATATCGTCGTCGTTGCCCTTCTGGGCATCCGCAAAGGGGTCGCGGGTGTTCAAGTTTTGGATCGACATCAAAGCCTCAAAACGATCTAAAACGGTTTATTTTcgaatattattattttcggATTGTTTGAAATCGTTGGATGTTTTCGATTCAACTGAGAAAATCACAATGAGAATAAAAAGGCAGGGCGAAAAGTTAAGTAAAAGCAAGGCCAAGGGTTCCTTGGATTGGGGGTTTTTTGTGTGCCATCAAAGCAGGCCAGGAGATATGCAGCAGTCCCCCTTAGGGTTGCCTTTTTTTTTGCCTGAAATTCATCGGTAAAAGATCCTCGTGATTCGTTTAAGGGAAATAGGGATATAGACCGAATGAACACGATTTTAAATAATGGGTGGGACGTTCCTAAAGGTTTATTCATTAATTCATTTATTATAagaaaaaattatttaaataattttgtaaccccccccccccccctattCCTCACGATGTTCTTGATGCCAAAACATTGTCCATGTCCGGGCTCAATACAGACTCTATATTCGCCTCTTAATTGAAGTTTCATTAACTTGTTGTGCATCATTATAATTAAACATAATTACAAGAGGGGGAAAAAGAGGGGAAAAGAGAACAAAGAGTGCCTTTTTGCGCTCCACAAAGATGATTCAGATGTGGTTCGGGGAGCATTTTCTTGATATGACGAAAATGAAAATCAGACAACGAATGACCCGCTTCGTTGACCCCCCATTTAAAGAgaggaagggggggggggggaggccCCTCTGCTGCGCTCACTTGAGTGAGCGCAAGTTTTTTTTTCCGACGGAAGCTTATCTTTTTTATAAAGAGTGGTGCCCCCTGAACAATTTGGAAATTAAAACCATAACTATTACTATTATTTTGGGGTGTTTTTACCTATTGCTTTTAGCTTTTTGTTGCTGTCATAAAATGGTTTTGGAGTTTATTTTGTGGCACTTCCTGTTTCATTGattttggtgttttttttgggggggctAAAAGTGCATTGGATGGCAGGAAATGTTAGGGTCTATAGAAATTTGGAGATAAATGTAGTTTATAAGAGTTCAAACACCTGAAAGTGGCCACAAATTTCGAGGAAAATTGTTATGCCTTAATTTCGAAAATTATTATAAAAGGAAAAAGGCAACAAAAGATATAATTTTTAAGATATGGTTGCCATATTTAAAATGCTCCTAGCTAAGGGTATTATCCACCTAATAGtcaaaaaatcaacaaaaaagTATAAATATAACACTCAAAAAATATGAATAATCTATTTGTACTAAAATATTCCCATTCCCTATTTTCAATGGTTTTTCTTTGTAATTTGCATATATTTTGTTTCTGGCCATCTTTCTTTAGTTTTGCTGCACAAGAATACCCCCTTCATGGCTTTCGTTTCTCGTGAAAGTCACGTACAAACCGAAAAATTCGAAATACAAATTGATTTTCGTGGCCGGCGTCAGCAAATAATCAAATCAACAAACCAGAACCCCAGCCCCAACCCCAGCTCCAACCCCAACCATTCATCTCTTTTTCCTCGCTGCCCAAAAATCAATCTTTTGGCCCCGCTATCCATCAGAGAGTGAAAGAGAAGACGCCCCAAAAATTGTGGTCATtagtttttatattttattttttggcagaaAAAGGAATCAAATTGTGGAATGACCGTTCATGACTGAAACGCCAGCGAACTACTTAGCCAAGTTTTTTCTGGGGAAGCAAGGAGTTGTGGGCTTTGTTTAAACTGATTTTTGGTAGCGCCAGAGCCCCTCTCGAGTTGGAAACCCTTCCGCCAGCCTTCTAGTGGGGCCCCTGCCCCACTGCCTCTTGATGAGTCGCATCAATCAGTGGTGGGGGGGGGCCTTCTACGAGCCATTGTCTGAACTTGAAATTGACTTTTAAGCAGACCCCAAAAGGCACGGCAGGCAGacagatggatggatggaggaGACCTCGGTAACCGAGAGATCCAAACCGAGATCCGAACGTCAGAGAACCGCAACATAAAAGCCTAATGATCTCCAGCCCCAAGATTGAGTTACATGCATCCGAATCTCTTGCGATCTCTCGCCcgttctctctgtctctcggTGGATTCTCCCTCCCTTcccccctcctcctcctctcgCGCCAACAATCCAACCACCTCTCAACAGTTAATCACGAACTCTGGGCCAAAAGAATGCCGGATTAAGGCGGCGTCTCCCCCCACAGCCGCACCACAACTTGACTGGAACCAGTTTTTATGGAGCGCCGGCTTCAAAGTTGTCTGTCGATTGTTTGTGATGCTGAAAGAAGTAGAGGGAATACCCTCTGATTGAGTCGGGACGGAAAGGGGTCTGTGGACTTGTAGATGGCATTCGTCACTAAAGATTCCCGTGAAGGAAGCTCTGATGGGAGAGAGTTTCGTCTTGAGATAGATTGAGAGGTGTATCACCTATTGTTTGAGGGTGTAGTTTTTGTTGCCAAACATTTTTGTTATTGGTTTTCGTTTTAGTACATTTTTGATGGTATTTTTAaagtttttgtttattttttagtTAATATTTTAAGTTTATTGTTTCAGGAAATTTTTAAAggttttttttaatataattttttgtatggtttatttttttgtttggattatttttgtatgAATTTTTTCATGGattattttttaaaaattatttttcttcagttttttctttttagtATATTTTTAAGGAATTTTTTATGTtattttttgtagtattttctTTAGTATTTTCTTTAGTAATTTCTTTAGTATTTTCTTTAGTATTTCCTTTATTATATTCTTTAGTATTTTCTTTAGTATTTTCTTTAGTATTTTCTTTCGTATTTTTACATTGTGTAGTATTTGTATTCTTTGTAGTAATTTAAGTATTATATCGAACATTTTccgtatattttttaaaattatatttttgcTATTTTTTTTAAAGAATTCTATTGTGTTTTCTGGgggtttgtttttttatttttagtataTTTTGTATATGTCAAGTAGTTCCCtgcaattttttgtttttttcgttttagtattttctttgattttttcatattttttctGCAGTATGTTTTAGTACTTTCCTTGGTATttttttcgtatttttct
This region of Drosophila miranda strain MSH22 chromosome 2, D.miranda_PacBio2.1, whole genome shotgun sequence genomic DNA includes:
- the LOC108155050 gene encoding eukaryotic translation initiation factor eIF1-like, whose product is MSIQNLNTRDPFADAQKGNDDDIQDGLIHIRIQQRNGRKTLTTVQGLSQEYDLKKIVRACKKEFACNGTVVEHQEYGEVLQLQGDQRENICQWLTKVGLAKADQLKVHGF